The following proteins are co-located in the Palaemon carinicauda isolate YSFRI2023 chromosome 30, ASM3689809v2, whole genome shotgun sequence genome:
- the LOC137623486 gene encoding uncharacterized protein, translating to MNSKVLFFLALASVTLADEQPSNLYGPPELASFEYSSEEISKPAKYDFEFAVEDGYSGANFNHQEEREEDNTQGSYSVLLPDGRRQTVKYHINGDSGYVAEITYEGEAQYYEPEESEESSESEPTYAAPEPKPQPTYSSPRPSYSAPKPRPAYPDPRPAYSSSRPSYSAPKPRPAYQDVSEESSESAPTYAAPEPKYQPTYSFPRPSYSAPKPRPAYPDVSEESSESEPTYEAPQPKYRPTYSSSRPSYSAPKPRPAYQDVSEESSESGPTYVAPEHKPRPSYSSSRPSYSAPKPRPAYPDVSEESSESEPTYEAPQPKHRPSYSSSRPSYSAPKPRPAYPDVSEESSESEPTYEAPQPKYRPTYSSSRPSYSAPKPRPAYPDVSEESSESGPTYVAPEPKPRPSYSSPRKYHFNPNPRPAYPDVSEESKESIEEKSETLYRPLSRSYGTQQ from the exons ATGAACTCAAAG GTTCTTTTCTTCCTGGCATTGGCTTCAGTAACTCTGGCTGATGAGCAGCCAAGTAATCTCTATGGGCCTCCTGAG CTTGCATCTTTCGAATACTCCTCTGAAGAGATTAGTAAACCAGCCAAATACGACTTTGAATTCGCCGTGGAAGATGGATACTCAGGAGCCAACTTCAATCACCAGGAAGAACGGGAAGAGGACAATACACAGGGGTCTTACAGCGTCCTACTTCCTGATGGACGTCGCCAGACTGTCAAGTATCACATCAATGGAGACTCCGGTTATGTAGCAGAGATCACTTACGAGGGAGAAGCCCAGTACTACGAGCCTGAGGAATCTGAAGAATCCTCAGAGTCAGAACCTACATATGCAGCCCCAGAGCCTAAGCCTCAGCCTACTTACTCTTCTCCAAGACCCTCTTATTCTGCTCCCAAACCAAGACCTGCCTACCCAGAT CCTCGGCCTGCTTACTCTTCTTCAAGACCCTCTTACTCCGCTCCCAAACCGAGACCTGCCTACCAAGATGTTTCTGAGGAATCCTCAGAGTCAGCACCTACATATGCAGCTCCAGAGCCCAAATATCAGCCTACTTACTCTTTTCCAAGACCCTCTTATTCCGCTCCCAAACCAAGACCTGCCTACCCAGATGTTTCTGAGGAATCCTCAGAGTCAGAACCCACATATGAAGCCCCACAGCCCAAATATCGGCCTACTTACTCTTCTTCAAGACCCTCTTACTCCGCTCCCAAACCAAGACCTGCCTACCAAGATGTTTCTGAGGAATCCTCAGAGTCAGGACCTACATATGTAGCTCCAGAGCACAAGCCTCGGCCTAGTTACTCTTCTTCAAGACCCTCTTACTCCGCTCCCAAACCAAGACCTGCCTACCCAGATGTTTCCGAGGAATCCTCAGAGTCAGAACCCACATATGAAGCCCCACAGCCCAAACATCGGCCTAGTTACTCTTCTTCAAGACCCTCTTACTCCGCTCCCAAACCAAGACCTGCCTACCCAGATGTTTCTGAGGAATCCTCAGAGTCAGAACCCACATATGAAGCCCCACAGCCCAAATATCGGCCTACTTACTCTTCTTCAAGACCCTCTTATTCTGCTCCCAAACCAAGACCTGCCTACCCAGATGTTTCTGAGGAATCTTCAGAGTCAGGACCTACATATGTAGCTCCTGAGCCCAAGCCTCGGCCTAGTTACTCTTCTCCAAGAAAATATCATTTCAATCCCAACCCCAGACCTGCCTACCCGGATGTTTCTGAGGAATCGAAAGAATCGATAGAAGAAAAATCAGAAACGTTATATCGTCCACTCAGCAGATCTTATGGTACACAACAGTAA